In Bos taurus isolate L1 Dominette 01449 registration number 42190680 breed Hereford chromosome 13, ARS-UCD2.0, whole genome shotgun sequence, the DNA window GATCAAAATCAAGCTTcatattagaaaaatgaaaaaaaaaatttgtgtggaAGTTTCTagtcttccctggtgcctcagatgataaagaatggtaacaataaccctatatacgagacagcagaagagacactgatgtatagaacagtcttttggactctgtgggagagggagagggagagggtgggatgatttgggagaatggcattgaaatatgtataatatcatatatgaaatgagtcgccagtccaggttcgatgcacgatactggatgcttggggctggtgcactgggacgacccagaggatggtatggggagggaggagggaggagggttcaggatggggaacacatgtatgcctgcggtggattcatttctatatatggcagaaccaatacaatattgtaaagtttaaaaataaaataaaattaaaaaaaaaaaaaagaatctgcctgtaatgcgggagacctgggttcaatccctgggttggaaagatcccctggagaaaggacatggcaatccactccagttttcttgcctagggaatcccatggactaggaGCCTGCAgaatacagtccatgagatcaaaAGAGtggtacatgactgagcaactaagcacagcacaagcttCATATTagacaatgaaaaaaaagttatgtGGAGGTTTCTAGTCTAATATATGGTCAATAATTGTTCATTCAATCTCAACATTATATAattaatgattcagttcagttcagttcagttgctcagttgtgtctgactttttgcaaccccatagactgcagcatgccaggcctccctgtacatcgccaactcccggagtttactcaaactcatgtccattgagttggtgatgtcatccaaccatctcattctccgtcatccccttctcctcctgacttcaatctttcctagcatcagagtctttttaaatgagtcagttcttcccatcaggtggccaaaggattggcgcttcagctttagcatcagttttttcaatgaatattcaggactgatctcctttaggatggactggttgtatctccttgaagcccaagggactctcaagagtcttccccaacaccacagttcaaaagcatcaattctttggcactcagctttcctcatactccaactctcacattgatgcatgaactggaaaaaccatagctttgactagacagacctttgttggcaaagtaatgtctctgcattttaatatgctatctagattggtcatagctttccttccaaagagcaattatcttttaatttcatgggtgcagtcaccatctgcagtgattttggagctaaagaaaataaaatctgtcactgtttccactgtttccccatctatttgccatgaagtgatgggacagatgccatgatcttaggtttctgaatgttgagctttaagccaactttttcattctcctctttcactttcataaagaggctctttagctcttctttgctttctgccataaaggtggtatttTCTGCATACCTGTGGTTAATGATTTAACCTCAGGTCAATGATTTAATCAGTGTAATTAATGATTACACTGATAAAAATGCAAACGAGTTAATTGACTTCAATCCTTTTCTTATGCCCAGGGTACTGATTTCATCTTGCCCCTCCTACAATGTATCTGCTAACACTAGAGAGTGCAGCTAGGGCATTACCTCACTGGCATTTATAACCTgtgaaggcagaagagaaaaatCGGAGTCTGCTTAGTCGGAGGAGCAAAACAGACAATGGATCCCAAAAGTCAGAGAGTGAAGCTTAATGACGGCCACTTCATTCCTGCCCTGGGATTTGGCACCGGTGCACCTCCAGAGGTAAGTGTGGTGGTTTGGGGTTGAGATATAAATAGTAAGTGGATGCAACATGAGTGGAAGGAGGTTAAGGTTCTTAAGCATTGAGTTCCTGGGTGACTCTAGGAGGATCATGTGGTTCCATTAATCAGGCCAGAACCATGTCCTGTGAAAGGGGAGCGAGCATCCAGTCTTCACTCTGCATCAGGGTCTGAGGCTGTGCTCACCTGCAGATTACTCTGGGTTCCCCTCCAGTTTCTATCTCTTTCCCAGCTTGGCAGAAGAGTGAGACTCAACTGTCAAGATCACTGACTGTCAGCAGACTGGCTTTGAGGGTGATTGCAATGGCGGTGTTTTCTGTATATATCATTTCAGAACTCTTTCCTCCTTCAGAAACACATGATTCAGTGAAATAATTGAGGTCGGAGGGCCTAAAGATAAGGTGACAGAAATCTAGTGGGAGAGAATTGCTTTTCTCCTGTGGTATACCTGCTCAGTGCCAGGCAAGACACACTCCAGCTGTGTTTGGCCTTGTACTTCTGCTTGGAAACTTTTTCTGATGGGAACTATACTATCATTTGAAGGGATAATGCCAGGCTTTTTACTATATCCTTGGATTTTGTAGTGCCTTTTTATTAAAGTATCATTTTCAGTCCTTGGGTATAAGAGGGACTAGTAGACAAGTCTCTAGACTGGAAGCCAGAAACTTTGCTGTCCATCTTGCCTTAGAATATGTAGTTGCGACAATTGACTGTTCTTCAAACTTTGAATCTCACTTTTCTAATTTACAGAACAGAAGACATTTTGCAGGTAAAAGATGGGGTTGTTCACTTTGCAAAATGTGATGAGCGAAGGGAATGGGTCCAGGCTAGTACAGAGCTCACTGGTTCACTCCTCAGTACACCCCACAAGGCACATGATCATAAAGAAATGGAGACTAGATCCAACAGGGGGAACTTGGACCAAGCATCTACCTGCCTGAAACATGAAAAATCCTGGATTACAGAAACATATTGCAATATTATTTGGCTTGAAAAAGGAAGTTAATCTCACCATTTGCAACCACACAGATGAACCTGGAGaacattaagctaagtgaaataagccagaaatagaaagacaaatactacatgttCTCTTCATAagtagaatctgaaaaagtgaACTCACAGAAGTAGAGTGTAGAGGAATGGTGACCAGAAGCTGGGGACAAGGTtaggaaaaatggaaagatgttggtcaaaggtcCAGACCTTCTGTAATGAGATAAATGTACCTGATGTACAGtttggtgactatagttaatagaTATTAAGTATCCTCATGAAAACACCCCAAAAGTTAGCTATGTGAGATGATGGGTCTGCTAACTAGCTTGAATGTGGTAATCGGTAACAATGAATAGTTACATGAGAACATCACTTTTTACACCTTGAATAGATACAGCTTTTATTTGGTGTTTTCTGTGTGGTAACACTGGTAGACAGAGGTCTTAGAAACTTTCACCTGGTTTCTTGATGTATTTACCATCCCCTTgtagttttattgattttgctTCAAACATCTCACTGTATAAATCATATCCATGACTACAATTTTATTCTGAGTCCTTTGGGTTTTACCACCAGATCACTGAACCTAGAGGGTATTTGGGTCCTCTGATGCCTGTGATCAACCAGTGATAGCCTGGGGTTGAAGGGTTCCTGGGTGTCCATTTAATCACTGACCAGGAACATGCAGGGAAAGTGTTATGGGTTCCTCACCACACATGCAGAATGAATCAAATGCATGAAGAAATGTTGGTTCTTGATAAGATTAAGCTTGTGCCTTAGGAATCTCTTAATCATCTGGATATTCAATTACTATTTTTGTTGCTTATGTAGGTTCCTAAGAGTGAAGCTGTGGAGGTCACCAAATTTGCTATAGAGGCTGGGTTCCGGCATATTGACAGCGCTTATACATACCAAAATGAAGAGCAGGTTGGCCAGGCCATTCGAAGCAAGATTGCCGATGGCACTGTGAAAAGAGAAGACATATTCTACACTTCAAAGGtgctgtgtgtgttgtgtttgtgcacatgtgtgcaagtGACTGGGGTAGATGACAATTTGGTAATAGAAGCAGTAGTTTAGTGAAGGTGCTTATTGGTACCACTGTTTTCACACTTATTTGTATCTTAAATCTAGTATCCTTTTTCTCTCACTGTGTCCTCCTCTCCCAAAAGAGTGCAACTATAGCTTTATCATCATGGTgtgttcaaattttaattttacatgaaAATCACTTTATTTCTTTGAGCCCAGGCCAGAGCAGTGTAATTTATTATGGGCTAATGAATCAGATAGACCTGGGAGCAGATTATAGCTTTTCTTATCATCTGGGTGAGTTTCTCAAATTTCTTCACATTCTGAATCTCAGTTCTCAGCTCCAAGAGTAAGAGAGCATTGGGAGAGACACTTTGTGTATTATACAAGATCTAGCCAAAGTGTCTTGAATTATGTTCTGCTCATATTAAAGTGTTCAAAGCATTTCCCCTTATAGTTATGTAAACAAGATAGTAATTAATTTTGAGAAGATGGATTGTTTGGTCAAAGTAGACTAAGGTTCTGCTTTTATACTCTATCAAGCATAGGTCAGTTGATGGGTATGGTAATTATTTGATAAAGTTATTTATATCTTGATTCATTTCATTCCATTGTGAAAGATGTATGGGTGATAAATTCAACCAAATAATGATGTCTACATGGGTAGGTTAGATAAAGAATGGAACTCAGGAAGAAATGAAACTTTTTTCCCATGGTCATCTCTTTCTAACCAATAACAATGTCTAGTtattaagtgaaacaagtcaaacAAAATCACATGAAGCAATCATTTCCCACAGCTTCCTTTGTTTAATCTCTGCAGGTTTGGTCCACTTTCCTTCGTCCAGATTTGGTCCGACCAGCATTGGAAAAGTCACTGAAAGATCTTCAACTGGACTATGTCGATCTCTATATTATTCATCAACCAGTGGCTTTGATGGTAGGTGATTTATGTGATCACCTTTGTTCTATTTCTTGGGTCAGAATGTCTATAACTTCTATGGATGGCTGACAAGATTTTTCTTAGTTAGGTTGAAGGAATGATTACACTAGAGTAGATCTCTTAATCATTTGTGATCATCTTTTGGGGAGGTTCTTTGAATTTCTTAcctgtctccagagaaacaaattaaataatcCAAGACTCTGTCTCAAAATCTTGAGGAAGTAGAAATAGGTGAATTCTGTGCATGGCGCTGATTAGGCCTGGGAGTTGGGATTTCACATCCAGAGTTTAGTGCAGAATGCTGAGCCCTGGCACGGCCTCATACCTGAACAGGATGAGGTCTTCTCATCTCTCACCCTTTCATGTTTCGTGGATTTGGTGATGTCCTTCTGGGTGGGCCTAAACCTCACAGTCTTCTCAGGACTCGGGAGACCTGGCCTCCGCTGTCGCCTGGATTCATAGTGAGGTTTGCAGACTGCACTTAGCCATTAAGAACTGCATTATGTAGAGAGGAATTTTCCAGTTAttccagtggttagaattctgTGCTTTCAGTGCTGAGTCAGGGTATTTTGAGGgaatgggttcaattcctgttcagggaactaagatacagCAAAcccatggcacagccaaaacaaaacagcaagaaCAACATCTATTATGCAGAACAATTTTTTAGAATACAGAATTCTGCTCAAGCCATCCTTTGCCAAAGAGTTTATTGGACTATGTAGATGGCAATTCCCATCTACATAGATTTAAGGATTCCTAATACTTGAcagaaatgtctctgtttttctatTCCTTATAATGACATCactcttagttttatttttatctcagcATTTTCCATGGGTGGCAGAATGACCGTGATCTGTTCAAGCCTCATTCTCCAGAATATTTGAGAGTATGTCTGCTTCTTCCACAAAGCTTATCAACCTAAAGAGAACCTTGCTGGTTCATGTATATGTCCTGAAGCTATCAGATGTTTAGAGTGAAAAGGAATTTTTATATGTAGTCCAAGTCAAGATTGCAATTTTTATGCAGGCAGTAAAATAGAGGCATTTTGCAAGAGGAAAGGCATAAGGGGCAGAAAAAATTTCACTTAAGGCACTGACAGTTCCCATGAGAATGTAGGAAAATTATATCTATGAAAACATATAGTATGTAAAAGAGATTACTGGAAAACTGCCTTCTAAAGACATTGCTGATAACTCCATTTGCAAACCTCTTTGCAAATATTAGTATGCAGAAAGTAAATGAACCTCATGGAGGTTTAGCATCCACATTTAGTACCAGATGTGCCTGGCAAGCTGGCTAAAAGTGGAGAAATTATTTGGTGATATCTCTGAAATGACTGCTTCTATTCCAGCCAGGGGAGACACTTTTCCCAACAGATGAAAATGGAAAACCGATGTTTGACTCAGTGGATCTCTGTCGCACATGGGAGGTGAGTCTGGGGAGGAGAGAAccaggggaggagccaggagagggggaacctccttcctctcttccatttgTGAGAATGGGCTGTGGACCATCACACTCAGCAGTTCATGAATCCAAGGGCTGGGATGCTGGGGTTGAGGGGAGGGAACCATTGCTGAAATAtccacagagaggaaaaaattggAGAATTTGGGACAGTGTAGATAGACATCTCTTTCATTCCATGTGATTGTCTTCTCCAGGTTTTTTCTAAGGAAGAGATGATACTTCTTCTTGTTTCATGACCTTCTTCCCCTTTATCTTCTTGATAAGCAATGCTTATTCTTGACAAGAGACCCTCTTAATGATTTTTCAGCATTTCTTATTGCTATATTGCCCACTCCAAGTGACTGTTCAccacccctccctcccaggccctggaaaAGTGTAAGGACGCAGGGCTGACCAAGTCCATTGGGGTGTCCAACTTCAACCACAAGCAGCTGGAGAAGATCCTGAACAAGCCGGGGCTCAAGTACAAGCCCGTCTGCAATCAGGTGAGCAGCTCGGCTCCTCTCCCTCCTGTTCTTCAGAACCTCCTTCTTACACTGGAGCCTGATGTCTGTCTGTCCTTCCCTCCTGTTCATCTGACCTTTGTGGAGAGGGGATTCTACAGAACTAAGCTTGTGTCTGGACTGTGTAAATAGAATCTATAACAGTATCTTTGATCAACTCTGGGTGGAAAAGATGGGGATGGCTTCCTGCTCAATTGTAGTGGGGACTGAGGGAAGGCAACAGAGATGAAATTCCTCCAGAACTTAGAGGAAGGAGGTGTTTCACTGAGCTGAACACATGACCAGATATCAGGTGTGAAAGTGCTCAGATGAAACTGTGTACAGGAAGGAAGACCATGAAAACACGGAATGGGaagtaaataaagagaaaaccaaGTGAGACAGGTGTTAAGGGTTTGTGTGGAGTTTGGATGCCTGAATCCTTAGTCTTGGTGTCCCAGCTTCAACAGGGAGCACAGTACAGAGAAATGTGCTGGAGACTATGAAAGTCACCCAGGTTAGAGGATGAAGTTAAACGCTTATGTTGATCCTAACAGTTTATGGAAGAGTTGCTCAGGATTTAGAGCAGATCTTGTgatttcaga includes these proteins:
- the LOC527068 gene encoding aldo-keto reductase family 1 member C3 -like isoform X1, which translates into the protein MDPKSQRVKLNDGHFIPALGFGTGAPPEVPKSEAVEVTKFAIEAGFRHIDSAYTYQNEEQVGQAIRSKIADGTVKREDIFYTSKVWSTFLRPDLVRPALEKSLKDLQLDYVDLYIIHQPVALMPGETLFPTDENGKPMFDSVDLCRTWEALEKCKDAGLTKSIGVSNFNHKQLEKILNKPGLKYKPVCNQVECHPYLNQSKLLEFCKSHNIVLVAYGALGAQRTLQWVNPNLPFLLEDPVLSAIAKKHKQTPALVALRYQIQRGVVVLAKSYNKKRIKENIQVFDFELTLEDMKAIDGLNSNIRYYDFQQAVDHPEYPYSEEY
- the LOC527068 gene encoding aldo-keto reductase family 1 member C3 -like (The RefSeq protein has 2 substitutions compared to this genomic sequence) gives rise to the protein MDPKSQRVKLNDGHFIPALGFGTGAPPEVPKSEAVEVTKFAIEAGFRHIDSAYTYQNEEQVGQTIRSKIADGTVKREDIFYTSKVWSTFLRPELVRPALEKSLKDLQLDYVDLYIIHQPVALMPGETLFPTDENGKPMFDSVDLCRTWEALEKCKDAGLTKSIGVSNFNHKQLEKILNKPGLKYKPVCNQVECHPYLNQSKLLEFCKSHNIVLVAYGALGAQRTLQWVNPNLPFLLEDPVLSAIAKKHKQTPALVALRYQIQRGVVVLAKSYNKKRIKENIQVFDFELTLEDMKAIDGLNSNIRYYDFQQAVDHPEYPYSEEY